A genomic window from Plasmodium reichenowi strain SY57 chromosome 6, whole genome shotgun sequence includes:
- a CDS encoding putative membrane protein (conserved Plasmodium membrane protein, unknown function), with the protein MQYELLINNYNEGEHKDKTNRLSFMKFIRFLYCCFSVMLLIGFSCITNGNRGIGFLLFSFFPSFFYLYMFKKKIQREISFVHVIEMVLYGSIISVIFASVLEYVLSFYFFYFSTMCFTNEVKRSLYFVYSIIVFFYFFFIIAYVEEFSKIIPMLFVYINISHYKNEYKELPLVNESHILEDPNYEEGENVQEYKRTNLQYIIVNDELEYIFFSLCCSAGFSSTENLFYSTQTTKDNFFCIIILRNLICVLFHMCCTGISSYNIYNYVNHKYKNGCFLRCVYILGSLFSSSLFHAVYDYTIYFSSMNIPSYQIIFLKILFTYSFISILLMFFFSVIRNMI; encoded by the exons ATGCAATATGAACTATTG attaataattataatgaagGTGAACATAAAGATAAAACAAATCGACTGTCTTTTATGAAATTTATTCGATTTTTGTATTGCTGTTTCTCTGTAATGCTTTTAATTG gTTTTTCTTGTATCACTAATGGGAACAGAGGAATTGgatttttacttttttcattttttccaagttttttttatttatatat gtttaagaaaaaaatcCAAAGGGAAATAAGCTTTGTTCATGTAATAGAAATGGTATTATATGGATCAATCATATCAGTTATTTTTGCCAGTGTTTTAGAATATgttttatcattttattttttttatttttccaCTATGTGTTTTACAAATGAAGTAAAAAGGTCCCTTTATTTTGTGTATTCGATAATCgtattttttt actttttttttataatagCTTATGTAGAAGAGTTTTCGAAGATTATACCAATGctatttgtatatataaatatatcacattataaaaatgaatataaagaattacCCTTAGTTAACGAAAGCCATATTTTAGAAGACCCTAATTATGAAGAAGGAGAGAACGTACAGGAATATAAAAGGACAAACCTTCAATACATTATAGTGAATGACGAATtggaatatatttttttctccttATGTTGTTCAGCTGG TTTTTCAAGTACTGagaatttattttattcaaCGCAAACTACCAAGGACAACTTTTTTTgtatcataatattaag AAATTTAATATGTGTGCTATTTCATATGTGTTGCACGGGTATATCATcctataatatatataattatgttaaccacaaatacaaaaatg GTTGTTTTTTGAGATGTGTATACATATTGGGATCTCTATTTTCATCTTCTTTATTTCACGCTGTTTATGACTATACGATATATTTTAGTTCGATGAACATTCCTTCTtatcaaataatttttttaaaaatattgtttaCTTATAGTTTTATTTCAATTTTGTTgatgtttttttttagtgTAATTAGGAACatgatataa
- a CDS encoding hypothetical protein (conserved Plasmodium protein, unknown function) — protein sequence MSHIYDMLGINVEKIKTKKKQKEKISKKQLNFLKDNDNLFSLPTTSKIISLNNKNVSVWRLVKFRSKCRNDDLILTKWSKIGYKNDKKEFNEDKIEDDYTFEKFNKKINIIKYNDDLYYREIQPLNASWTKEETDYLFNLCEKYDCHFIIVNDVYDIKYKRTIEEIKERFYTVTKKVMEDKFDQQIKLEEAKKIKNNNDILKLKEAKAKHPLIKFTYNMQADLERKNIIHKTYTVSKKDVMLEETTLENIKKFESKIKLELKKAADMKKLKKKFELTTEEIVPITKLPEEDKEDKNIYSARYYFQKLKIDISYFDKLDIYLKENNIEKPTIYTENICFLYGVLRTDVAILLNLRKKIEKLKQEREFWKGQMNNLEEEYLKKQQKT from the exons ATGAGTCACATTTATGATATGCTCGGTATCAAtgttgaaaaaataaaaactaAGAAGAAAcagaaagaaaaaataagtaAGAAACAATTGAACTTCTTGAAAGATAATGACAATTTATTTTCGTTACCTACTACATCGAAGATAATAAGT CTGAATAACAAAAATGTGAGCGTGTGGAGACTCGTAAAATTTAGAAGTAAGTGTAGAAACGatgatttaatattaacaaaatgGTCCAAAATAGGCTACAAGAATGATAAGAAAGAGTTTAATGAAGACAAAATAGAAGATGATTATACATTTGAAAAGttcaataaaaaaataaatattataaagtATAACGatgatttatattatagAGAAATACAACCATTAAACGCAAGTTGGACTAAAGAAGAAACagattatttatttaatttatgtgaaaaatatgattgTCATTTTATAATAGTAAATGATgtatatgatataaaatataaaagaactatagaagaaataaaagaacGTTTTTATACTGTCACTAAAAAAGTTATGGAAGATAAATTTGATCAACAAATTAAATTAGAAGaagcaaaaaaaataaaaaataacaatgatattcttaaattaaaagaagCTAAAGCTAAACATCCCTTGATCaaatttacatataatatgcAAGCTGATTTAGagagaaaaaatattattcataaaacATATACTGTCTCCAAAAAAGATGTAATGTTAGAAGAAACAACattagaaaatattaaaaagttTGAAAGTAAAATTAAGCTAGAATTGAAAAAAGCGGCAGATATGAAGAAGCTAAAGAAAAAGTTTGAATTAACAACAGAAGAAATAGTTCct ATTACCAAACTACCAGAGGAAGACAAAGAagacaaaaatatatacagtgcaagatattattttcaaaagCTTAAAATCgatatatcatattttgataaactagatatatatttgaaagaaaataatattgaaaaaCCAACTATATACACGGAAAACATTTGTTTCTTATATGg GGTATTAAGAACTGATGTTGCCATCCTATTAAATTTGAGGAAGAAAATTGAAAAGTTAAAACAG GAACGTGAATTTTGGAAGGGACAAATGAACAACTTGGAAgaagaatatttaaaaaaacaacaaaaaacataa
- a CDS encoding hypothetical protein (conserved Plasmodium protein, unknown function), producing MIVTQKYVTTCIIKKKYSFLKSGTNNKQCYRIRDFLTETKKVRCPLLDKKYEDKDLFYKNDKNNVLNRYKVDDIKNIYFYNLLNFNLVDVLNICKILLHMKSITLYKYNNNMSVNIQQSIKEKEKKKIEIKKRKNVIWQNNSNYLINSLVIFFKKYLKRYKEEKDLFFKLASYQMEKKKKKKKKKKKKTQINSVNYVLASQHLNDENIDNKSVERKRKRNYFKKYIIRGILENTNICVKKRSYVNNIKDKFFLFEFRVDNIQFSLECLYKKVRGIYFLYRNIMYIKINEDYKIPIAVLNIISNINVYYKVMKNYILVNSFFIKYYFKYYLNKFFNLNKMFIQEKEKKRKEYMFKNIKDSLIYVREIKKTTMNNHLCDDKKKEIITPPCYPKDIINGTKFYNILIKNNIKIKRVKIYFNGKLFVSFPICLTYNINNYQFYLNNIKYLNINNFTTNELFILKDIYLNNKVYFMNNAFCYLNNENIIMSNEMLNIDLDYILLFYILYFNDSQNLYIPRVCNPAWPFYSMVNRNKLVLKKTTKTIKRVDKKESKNIKSRNILKRVIYKADQNFVNFVF from the coding sequence ATGATTGTCACACAAAAATATGTAACTACttgtattataaaaaagaaatattcttttttaaaatcgGGAACAAATAATAAGCAATGTTATAGGATACGTGATTTCTTAACGGAAACTAAAAAGGTGCGATGTCCATTAttagataaaaaatatgaagataaagatttattttataaaaatgacaAAAATAACGTATTAAATAGATATAAGGTggatgatataaaaaacatatatttttataatttattgaATTTTAATCTGGTAGACGttcttaatatatgtaaaatattattgCATATGAAAAGTATTACtctatataaatataataataatatgtcCGTAAACATTCAACAATCCATTAAagagaaagaaaaaaagaaaatagaaataaaaaaaagaaaaaatgttatatggcaaaataattcaaattatttaattaatagtttagttatattttttaaaaaatatttgaaaagATATAAAGAGGAAAAGGACTTGTTCTTTAAGTTGGCTAGCTACcaaatggaaaaaaaaaaaaaaaaaaaaaaaaaaaaaaaaaaaaaaacgcAAATTAATAGTGTTAATTATGTGTTGGCTAGCCAACATTTGAACGatgaaaatatagataacAAATCTGTagaaagaaaaaggaaaagaaattatttcaagaaatatattataagaGGTATTTTGGAAAATACGAATATTTGTGTAAAGAAAAGAAgttatgtaaataatataaaagataaattctttttatttgaatttCGTGTGGATAACATACAGTTTTCCTTAGAGTGtctttataaaaaagtaagaggtatatattttttgtatagaaatattatgtatataaaaataaatgaagatTATAAAATCCCCATTGCtgttttaaatattatatcaaaTATTAATGTATACTATAAGGtgatgaaaaattatattcttgttaattccttttttataaaatattatttcaagtattatttaaataaattttttaatttaaacAAGATGTTTATTCaggaaaaagaaaagaaaagaaaagaatatatgtttaaaaatataaaggatagtttaatatatgtaagagaaataaaaaaaacaactATGAATAATCATCTTTGTGatgacaaaaaaaaagaaataataacTCCGCCATGTTATCcaaaagatataataaatggGACGAAgttttataacatattaattaaaaataatataaaaataaaaagagtaaaaatatattttaatggAAAATTATTTGTGTCTTTTCCTATATGTTTAACATAcaacataaataattatcaattttatttgaataatataaaatatcttaatattaataattttacaacaaatgaattatttattcttaaagatatatatttaaacaataaggtatattttatgaataatgcattttgttatttaaataatgaaaatatcATTATGAGTAATGAAATGCTAAATATAGATCttgattatatattgttattttatattttatattttaacgATAGTCAGAATTTATACATTCCTCGGGTGTGTAATCCAGCATGGCCTTTTTATTCCATGGTAAATAGAAATAAGTTAGttcttaaaaaaacaactaaaacaataaaaagAGTTGACAAAAAGGAATccaaaaatataaaaagtaggaatattttaaaaaggGTAATATATAAGGCTGATCaaaattttgtaaattttGTGTTCTGA
- a CDS encoding hypothetical protein (conserved Plasmodium protein, unknown function): MKLHAEFKQDSIEDFLYILKGLKEFTSFAIENSFLCFKFSEKYLYIFGNEKKHVEIFIKITMNDLFYENFILKSNSNNEIIILVYIFQIYDIFKNITNKNTKITIDLFEKNGICILLFKNYCNVTDAFKKYECGIEIINPTLTNFPIIKMNKHFLCVNCKLKKCCKILNTYSKFFSDKIEITFHVSNKNCDIIFLMNSLTSQNITTLKNNFVLKNIVDKKKQTNAHNVQQNKNLQYTTKAKNIQYNTQIIKKVIFTKTFMKALNILNECRNNKEDVGIFKIMVPYNKYWFGLKLGQFESSGNWKIVIIITDLNTDE, translated from the coding sequence ATGAAGCTACATGCCGAGTTCAAACAAGATAGTATAGAagattttttatatatacttaaaGGTCTTAAGGAATTTACTTCTTTTGCCATTGAAAATTCgtttttatgttttaaatTTTCAGAGAAATATTTGTACATTTTTGGAAATGAAAAGAAACATGTAGagatatttataaaaattactatgaatgatttattttatgaaaacttcattttaaaaagtaattcaaataatgagatcattatattagtatatatatttcaaatatatgatatctttaaaaatataactaataagaatacaaaaattactattgatttatttgaaaaaaatggtatatgtattttattattcaaaaaTTATTGTAATGTTACAGATGcctttaaaaaatatgaatgtGGTATAGAAATTATAAACCCAACCTTAACAAACTTTCcaattattaaaatgaataaacattttttatgtgtCAACTGtaaattgaaaaaatgctgtaaaatattaaatacttattcaaaatttttttcagaTAAAATTGAAATCACTTTTCATGTTTCAAACAAAAATTGTGATATTATCTTCCTAATGAATTCTTTAACATCTCAAAATATTACAACacttaaaaataattttgttcttaaaaatattgttgataaaaaaaaacaaaccAATGCTCATAATGTAcaacaaaacaaaaatttaCAATATACAACAAAAgcaaaaaatatacaatataatacacaaattattaaaaaagttATCTTTACAAAAACTTTTATGAAGGCtttaaacatattaaatgaatgtagaaataataaagaagatgtcggtatatttaaaataatggtaccttataataaatattggTTTGGATTAAAATTAGGTCAATTCGAATCATCAGGAAATTGGAAAATCGTCATCATAATAACAGATCTAAACACCGACGAATGA